A genomic region of Anaerobaca lacustris contains the following coding sequences:
- a CDS encoding FecR domain-containing protein, whose amino-acid sequence MSTPPYPDMDELIQRLLDDQIEPDEMQRLGKAIREDPRVRDYYVDSLLVSAVIRRSSHVTGELSKSDLIRAISSGANQSGSKRVVRYLSSVAAVLIFGVLILASVTLFRQRTQGPAIGRLAGVYEAQWRGARPRPGEPVHVGAYDLREGVAKMDLDQGTSLLLEAPCQVELKSVGEVILTSGRLVAVVPPQAEGFRVRTRTALITDLGTEFGVVAHRDGSTEAHVLKGSVSVALDPNRSARSTSLVVNDGQAAAVDAAGRTMRGGLAAREDFFVLQLPSSSRPSGRSGRLNLADIVGGGNGRGAGRLNRGIDLGTGQAYKGPATAIRRSQRSEFRPTPQLRGVDGVFVPNGAAGPVVISSTGLTFAECPRTMGSYYGGPANSGTFFDIPSRQTHAARLDGVSFGTSAHPALTLHPNAGITFDLDRIRRDNPNARIDRFTAVCGIPKDLPQAPFSPADVWVLLDGVVRFRLHYPAERSAIETVDVPIPAQTRFLTLVATCSGRADYSWVLVGSPFLE is encoded by the coding sequence ATGAGCACGCCTCCTTACCCGGATATGGATGAGCTGATCCAGCGTCTGCTGGACGATCAGATCGAGCCCGACGAGATGCAGCGTCTGGGGAAGGCGATCCGAGAGGACCCCCGGGTGCGGGACTATTACGTCGATAGCTTGTTGGTCTCTGCTGTGATCCGGCGTTCCAGCCATGTGACCGGGGAGCTTTCCAAGTCGGACCTGATCCGGGCGATCTCAAGCGGCGCCAATCAGAGCGGTTCCAAGCGCGTTGTGCGATATCTCTCTTCGGTCGCGGCCGTCCTGATCTTCGGGGTGTTGATCCTTGCGTCTGTGACGTTGTTCCGGCAGAGAACGCAAGGTCCGGCGATCGGCAGACTGGCCGGCGTCTACGAGGCGCAGTGGCGAGGGGCCCGTCCGCGTCCGGGCGAACCGGTGCACGTCGGCGCCTACGATCTGCGCGAGGGTGTGGCGAAGATGGATCTGGACCAGGGAACGAGCCTCCTGCTCGAAGCGCCTTGCCAGGTCGAGCTGAAGAGCGTTGGGGAGGTGATCCTGACAAGCGGCAGGCTTGTCGCCGTGGTCCCTCCGCAGGCCGAGGGGTTTCGCGTGCGAACGCGCACGGCCCTCATCACGGACCTGGGCACGGAGTTCGGGGTCGTCGCGCATCGCGACGGGAGCACCGAGGCCCATGTTCTGAAAGGCAGCGTGAGCGTCGCTCTCGATCCGAACCGATCGGCTCGGTCGACGTCGCTCGTTGTCAATGACGGGCAGGCGGCGGCGGTTGATGCCGCCGGACGGACGATGCGAGGCGGGCTGGCGGCTCGGGAGGATTTCTTCGTTCTTCAACTGCCATCGTCCAGCCGGCCCTCCGGTCGCTCGGGGCGACTGAATCTTGCGGATATCGTGGGCGGCGGCAACGGTCGCGGCGCCGGCAGGTTGAATCGGGGCATCGACCTGGGGACCGGCCAGGCATACAAGGGCCCCGCAACCGCGATTCGGCGGAGCCAGCGAAGCGAGTTTCGCCCGACGCCGCAGTTGCGTGGCGTTGACGGCGTGTTCGTGCCGAACGGGGCCGCCGGCCCGGTCGTAATCAGCTCCACCGGATTGACGTTTGCCGAATGTCCCCGGACAATGGGAAGCTACTATGGCGGTCCGGCGAACAGCGGCACGTTCTTTGACATCCCGAGTCGGCAGACCCACGCCGCCCGGCTCGACGGCGTCAGCTTTGGCACGTCCGCCCATCCGGCCCTGACCCTCCATCCCAACGCCGGCATCACGTTCGATCTGGACCGGATTCGCCGGGACAATCCAAACGCCCGGATTGACCGGTTCACCGCTGTGTGTGGCATTCCCAAGGACTTGCCTCAGGCGCCGTTCAGTCCCGCTGATGTCTGGGTCCTTCTGGATGGCGTCGTTCGTTTTCGCCTGCACTATCCTGCCGAGCGGAGCGCCATCGAGACGGTGGATGTTCCGATCCCCGCCCAGACGCGATTCCTGACGCTGGTCGCTACATGCTCCGGGCGGGCCGACTATTCCTGGGTCCTCGTCGGCAGTCCTTTTCTGGAGTAA
- a CDS encoding alpha-L-arabinofuranosidase C-terminal domain-containing protein codes for MEEHLRPFRSRPGRLTKAGLLVGALLLAASAAYADPIRLTVQAGESGKAISPHLIGIFFEDLNYAADGGLYAELIQNRSFEYSPTEQSSWHPLSFWELQKRGGGDGSVGVANMRPIHENNPHYALLQVRTPGEGVGIANGGFGGIPLKEGETYEASFWAYQAFMGIMWGRGDNSKPMPVSLRLETTDGEVLAEAGMEILGRDWRKVSARLTPTRTVNDARLVLLAHAQGALCIDMVSLFPEKTFRNRPNGLRADLAQALADLNPRFVRFPGGCLVHAGGIRRYYNWKDTIGPVEQRRARPNHAWGYHQTMGLGYFEYFQFCKDIGAKPLPIVAAGVSCQHAGHSPGRGQEGLPMEEMPAYIQDVLDLIEWANGPATSKWGAHRAAAGHPEPFALKYLGVGNEEAVTPIFKERFKMIYDAIKQKHPEIVVIGTSGPFAGGEDFDNGWAFAKKLNLAMVDEHYYVSPQWFWDNLDRYDRYDRNSAKVYAGEYAAHDRDRRRNTLRSALAEAAGLTSFERNGDLVHFASYAPLLARRGHTQWHPDLIYFNGTEVFLTANYYVQQLFGQNSGDRYLETTFEADNAKKLAASSVIDSESGDLIVKIVNGAEEPVAIDIRLAGFASDVAMKAVRTVLTGPDADAANKDGEPPAVKPASSTETIRPRFAYIAPAHSLTVFRIHR; via the coding sequence ATGGAAGAACATCTTCGTCCATTCCGTTCCCGCCCAGGGAGATTGACGAAGGCCGGTCTGCTTGTCGGGGCTCTGTTGCTGGCCGCGTCGGCCGCTTACGCCGATCCCATCAGGCTCACCGTTCAAGCCGGCGAGTCGGGAAAGGCGATCAGTCCTCATCTGATCGGAATCTTCTTCGAAGATCTGAACTACGCCGCCGACGGCGGGCTGTACGCGGAGTTGATCCAGAATCGCTCGTTCGAATACAGCCCGACGGAGCAGTCGTCGTGGCATCCGCTTTCGTTCTGGGAACTCCAGAAGCGCGGCGGTGGCGACGGTTCGGTTGGCGTGGCCAATATGCGGCCGATCCATGAGAACAATCCGCATTACGCGCTGCTGCAAGTCCGCACGCCCGGCGAAGGCGTGGGCATTGCGAACGGCGGATTCGGCGGCATCCCGCTCAAAGAGGGCGAAACCTACGAGGCGTCGTTCTGGGCCTATCAGGCGTTCATGGGAATCATGTGGGGACGGGGTGACAACAGCAAACCGATGCCCGTCAGCTTGCGTCTGGAAACCACCGATGGCGAAGTGCTGGCGGAAGCCGGAATGGAGATCCTGGGCCGCGACTGGAGGAAGGTCAGCGCGCGACTGACTCCAACCCGCACGGTCAACGACGCGCGCCTTGTATTGCTGGCCCACGCGCAGGGCGCGCTCTGCATCGACATGGTCTCGCTGTTTCCGGAGAAGACGTTTCGCAACCGGCCCAACGGGCTTCGCGCCGATCTGGCGCAGGCGTTGGCCGACCTGAATCCCAGGTTCGTCCGCTTCCCCGGCGGCTGTCTGGTTCACGCCGGCGGCATCCGGCGCTACTACAACTGGAAGGACACCATCGGTCCCGTGGAACAACGGCGGGCCCGCCCGAATCACGCCTGGGGCTATCACCAGACGATGGGGCTCGGCTATTTCGAGTATTTTCAGTTCTGCAAGGACATCGGCGCCAAGCCGCTTCCCATCGTGGCAGCCGGTGTGTCGTGCCAGCACGCGGGCCATTCGCCCGGCCGCGGACAGGAAGGTCTGCCCATGGAGGAAATGCCGGCGTACATCCAGGATGTCCTCGACCTGATCGAGTGGGCCAACGGGCCTGCGACGTCGAAGTGGGGCGCCCATCGCGCCGCTGCCGGCCACCCCGAGCCGTTCGCCTTGAAATATCTCGGCGTTGGCAACGAAGAGGCCGTTACGCCTATTTTCAAGGAACGGTTCAAGATGATCTATGATGCAATCAAACAGAAGCATCCTGAGATCGTCGTGATCGGCACCTCCGGTCCTTTTGCAGGCGGCGAGGATTTTGACAACGGCTGGGCCTTTGCCAAGAAACTCAATCTCGCGATGGTGGATGAGCACTATTACGTGTCGCCGCAGTGGTTCTGGGACAACCTGGATCGCTATGACCGGTACGATCGCAACAGCGCCAAGGTGTACGCCGGCGAATACGCCGCCCACGATCGCGACCGGCGCCGCAACACGCTGCGCTCCGCGCTGGCCGAGGCCGCCGGCTTGACGAGCTTCGAGCGCAACGGCGATCTCGTTCATTTCGCTTCCTACGCTCCGTTGCTCGCCCGGCGGGGTCACACGCAATGGCACCCCGACCTGATCTACTTCAACGGGACCGAGGTGTTTCTCACGGCGAACTACTATGTGCAACAGCTCTTCGGCCAGAACAGCGGCGACCGCTACCTCGAAACGACGTTCGAGGCAGACAATGCGAAGAAGCTGGCCGCCTCCTCTGTGATCGACTCGGAGAGCGGTGATTTGATCGTCAAGATCGTCAACGGCGCCGAGGAACCGGTGGCAATCGACATTCGGCTGGCGGGATTCGCGTCCGATGTCGCGATGAAGGCCGTCAGGACGGTACTGACCGGCCCCGATGCCGACGCCGCGAACAAGGATGGAGAGCCGCCGGCTGTCAAGCCGGCCAGTTCAACCGAGACGATCAGGCCGCGTTTCGCTTATATTGCACCGGCTCATTCGTTGACCGTTTTTCGTATCCATCGATAG
- a CDS encoding glycoside hydrolase family 127 protein: MRNAVVSRTIIAVLCLLPTMACAVESFPLNRVRLLEGPFQHAQDLNLAHLLQYDVDRLLAPFLKEARREPKGESFPNWAGLDGHVGGHYLSAMAIYVAATGDAEAKRRMDYMLDELAACQAKHGNGYVGGVQDGTRIWSEIARGRIRASGFGLNGGWVPWYNLHKTFAGLYDAWRYGGSEQARRMLIALCDWCGELVSGLSDEQMQSMLASEHGGMNEVLADVYKITGDTKYLELARRFSHRVLLDPMSRRQDTLDNMHANTQVPKAVGFQRIAEHGGDKSFADAAEFFWQTVVENRTLAFGGNSRREHFPGAQAAMEMVEEREGPETCNTYNMLKLTEGLHRMNPQARYADYYERALYNHILSTQHPEHGGYVYFTPARPRHYRVYSAPNAAMWCCVGSGMENHGKYGAFIYSHQDDSLYVNLFIASELDWREKGVRVRQETSFPNESGTALTVLTDAPVRFALKIRHPEWVPAGRLTLTLGSRTWTAQSEPSSYVEIDRDWRNGDRLEIALPMHTTTEPMPGLPDYIALLHGPILLAARTGTEDLQGLIAGEGRMDHVAHGTLLGLDEAPMLVSEVDAVSDKIKPVEGPSLQFRASDLIRPETCRDLVLEPFYRIHDARYMMYWRRTTPEAFAAVQAATRAREAEAMRLDQRTLDRVIPGEQQPEVEHNFQSEGAEAGVFRGASWRHARAPGWFRYELRVADDTPLELGVRYWGNERGGRTLDILIDGKKLATEDTSGKWDRDEFVDVSYPIPSEWISGRQFITVTFKPHPGSHAGGIFDLRILVAQ; encoded by the coding sequence ATGCGTAACGCCGTTGTCTCGCGAACCATCATCGCGGTTCTCTGCCTGTTGCCAACGATGGCGTGTGCCGTCGAGTCGTTTCCGCTGAACCGGGTCCGATTGCTGGAAGGTCCGTTCCAGCACGCCCAGGATCTGAACCTGGCCCATCTCCTGCAGTATGACGTGGACCGCCTTCTCGCGCCGTTTCTCAAAGAGGCCCGGCGGGAGCCGAAGGGCGAGAGCTTTCCCAACTGGGCGGGGCTCGATGGGCACGTCGGCGGGCATTATCTGTCCGCGATGGCGATCTATGTCGCCGCCACGGGCGACGCGGAAGCCAAGCGCCGCATGGACTACATGCTCGACGAACTGGCGGCCTGTCAGGCCAAACACGGCAACGGCTACGTCGGCGGCGTCCAGGACGGGACGCGGATCTGGTCGGAGATCGCACGCGGCCGGATTCGGGCCAGCGGCTTCGGTCTCAACGGCGGATGGGTCCCCTGGTACAACCTGCACAAGACGTTTGCCGGGCTGTATGACGCATGGCGTTATGGCGGCAGCGAGCAGGCGCGTCGGATGCTGATCGCGCTGTGCGACTGGTGTGGTGAGCTGGTCTCCGGCTTGAGCGACGAGCAGATGCAGTCGATGCTGGCCTCCGAACACGGCGGGATGAATGAAGTGCTGGCCGACGTGTACAAGATCACGGGCGACACGAAATATCTGGAACTGGCCCGGCGGTTCTCGCACAGGGTGCTGCTGGACCCGATGTCCCGGCGGCAGGACACGCTGGACAACATGCATGCCAACACCCAGGTTCCCAAGGCGGTCGGGTTTCAGCGGATCGCCGAACACGGAGGCGACAAGTCGTTTGCCGATGCGGCCGAGTTCTTCTGGCAGACCGTCGTTGAGAATCGCACGTTGGCCTTTGGGGGCAACAGCCGCCGCGAGCATTTCCCCGGCGCGCAGGCGGCTATGGAGATGGTCGAAGAGCGCGAGGGCCCGGAGACCTGCAATACGTACAACATGCTCAAGCTGACCGAGGGCCTGCACCGGATGAATCCGCAGGCCCGGTACGCCGACTACTATGAACGGGCGCTGTACAACCACATCTTGTCCACGCAGCACCCCGAGCACGGCGGATACGTCTATTTCACGCCCGCGCGTCCGCGTCATTATCGCGTGTATTCGGCGCCGAATGCGGCGATGTGGTGCTGCGTCGGTTCGGGGATGGAGAACCACGGCAAGTACGGCGCGTTCATCTACAGCCATCAGGACGATTCACTGTATGTGAATCTGTTCATCGCCTCGGAACTGGACTGGCGCGAGAAGGGCGTTCGCGTGCGTCAGGAGACGTCCTTTCCGAACGAGTCCGGGACGGCGCTGACGGTGTTGACCGATGCGCCCGTTCGGTTTGCGTTGAAGATTCGGCATCCGGAATGGGTCCCGGCCGGTCGGCTGACGTTGACTCTCGGCAGCCGGACCTGGACGGCGCAGTCGGAGCCGTCGTCGTATGTGGAGATCGACCGAGACTGGCGCAACGGGGATCGGCTGGAGATTGCGCTGCCGATGCACACGACCACGGAGCCGATGCCCGGCCTGCCGGACTATATCGCGCTGCTGCATGGGCCGATCCTGCTGGCGGCCAGGACGGGCACCGAAGACCTGCAAGGCCTGATCGCCGGCGAGGGCCGGATGGACCACGTCGCGCACGGCACGCTGCTGGGCCTCGATGAGGCGCCGATGTTGGTGAGTGAAGTAGACGCCGTTTCCGACAAGATCAAGCCCGTCGAGGGGCCGAGCCTTCAGTTCAGGGCGTCCGACCTGATTCGCCCGGAAACCTGTCGCGATCTCGTGCTGGAGCCGTTCTATCGAATCCATGACGCCCGGTACATGATGTATTGGCGACGGACGACGCCGGAGGCGTTTGCAGCGGTGCAGGCGGCGACCCGCGCGCGGGAGGCCGAGGCGATGCGTCTGGATCAGCGCACGCTCGACCGTGTCATTCCCGGCGAACAGCAGCCCGAAGTGGAACACAACTTCCAATCCGAAGGCGCCGAAGCGGGCGTCTTTCGCGGAGCGTCCTGGAGGCACGCGCGGGCGCCGGGGTGGTTCCGTTACGAGCTGCGTGTTGCCGACGATACGCCGCTGGAGCTGGGGGTTCGGTATTGGGGCAACGAACGCGGCGGGCGCACCCTTGATATCCTGATCGACGGAAAGAAACTGGCGACCGAAGACACTTCGGGAAAATGGGATCGCGATGAATTCGTGGATGTGAGCTATCCCATCCCCTCGGAGTGGATCAGCGGCAGGCAGTTCATTACCGTGACCTTCAAGCCGCATCCGGGAAGCCATGCAGGCGGCATATTCGATCTGCGTATACTGGTGGCGCAGTAG
- a CDS encoding endo-1,4-beta-xylanase, with translation MSRAKTVTVASLAMLLIGAAQCTAGPNVPALKDVFKDRFLIGGAPNRNVVTGRDPNAAAIAEKHFNTITPENDLKWQLIHPRPGQYNWGPADSFVAFGEKNEMFLVGHTLVWHSQTPRWVFQDEAGDPLTRDALLARMKDHILSVVGRYKGRIRGWDVVNEALDGNGTLRDSPWLRIIGEGSEDKRYDFIEHAFRWAHEADPDAELYYNDYGLETSKAKCDGAVAIVKHLQSKGIRIDGVGIQLHGGLTYPSVEGLEYAITSLAATGVKVMITELDIRTQARGYRGADIGRVRRQSTDDSTALSTETQKKLADKYAEIFSVLLRHEKDITRVTFWGIYDRTSWIGGSPLLFDRDYQPKEAFFAVVKTALAAPASVAASNKTYTNPIIDEIGPADPTVILFEGTYYLYPTGDNVSYHVYTSTDLVHWTKGPRVFEPGERNVWAPDVFRDPKDGKFYLYYTVSERIGVAVADRPDGTFVDRATLFDRAIDAHMFCDDDGRYYLYYVQFPGFRIHVQPMKNPLEKLGEPVELLSPTEPWEKIRGDVTEGPWMLKHRGTYYLLYSGTGANSLDYAIGYATADKPTGPLTKYAGNPIVKRTDQAFGPGHGCVVTDHAGNLWSIYHQQKDDSEPWNRFVCIDPLWFDDDGVLHGKATRGTPQPAPIIHK, from the coding sequence ATGAGTAGGGCGAAGACGGTGACCGTTGCGAGTTTGGCGATGCTTTTGATCGGTGCGGCTCAGTGCACGGCCGGGCCGAATGTGCCCGCGCTGAAGGACGTCTTCAAGGACCGCTTCCTGATCGGCGGGGCCCCGAACCGAAACGTGGTGACAGGGCGGGACCCCAATGCCGCCGCCATCGCGGAGAAACACTTCAACACGATCACCCCGGAGAACGACCTGAAGTGGCAGCTCATCCATCCTCGGCCCGGGCAATACAACTGGGGGCCGGCCGACAGCTTCGTCGCCTTTGGCGAGAAGAACGAGATGTTCCTCGTCGGCCACACGCTCGTCTGGCACAGCCAGACGCCGCGCTGGGTGTTTCAGGACGAGGCGGGCGACCCCCTGACACGCGATGCCCTCCTGGCTCGTATGAAAGACCACATTCTGAGCGTCGTCGGACGCTACAAGGGCCGGATCAGGGGTTGGGACGTGGTGAACGAGGCCCTCGATGGGAACGGCACGCTGCGAGACAGTCCGTGGCTGCGAATCATCGGTGAAGGCTCCGAGGACAAGAGATACGACTTCATCGAGCATGCCTTCCGCTGGGCTCACGAGGCCGATCCCGACGCCGAGCTGTACTACAACGACTACGGCCTCGAAACGTCCAAGGCCAAGTGCGACGGCGCGGTGGCAATTGTGAAGCATCTGCAGTCCAAGGGCATCCGCATCGACGGCGTCGGCATCCAGTTGCACGGCGGACTGACGTACCCCAGTGTCGAAGGTCTCGAATACGCCATCACGTCCCTGGCCGCGACGGGCGTCAAGGTCATGATCACGGAATTGGACATCCGGACACAAGCCCGCGGCTATCGCGGCGCTGATATCGGTCGGGTCCGCCGGCAGAGCACGGACGATTCAACCGCTTTGTCCACTGAGACGCAGAAGAAGCTCGCCGACAAGTACGCCGAGATCTTCTCCGTGCTGCTCAGGCACGAGAAGGACATCACCCGCGTCACGTTCTGGGGCATCTATGACAGGACGTCCTGGATCGGCGGTTCGCCGCTGCTGTTCGATCGGGACTACCAACCGAAAGAGGCGTTCTTCGCGGTGGTGAAGACCGCTCTGGCTGCGCCGGCATCGGTTGCCGCATCGAACAAGACGTACACCAATCCCATTATCGACGAGATCGGGCCGGCCGACCCGACCGTGATCCTCTTCGAGGGCACGTACTATCTCTATCCGACCGGCGACAACGTCAGCTATCACGTCTACACCTCCACCGATCTGGTCCATTGGACGAAAGGGCCGCGGGTCTTCGAGCCGGGCGAGAGGAACGTCTGGGCGCCCGATGTGTTCCGCGATCCGAAGGACGGCAAGTTCTATCTCTATTACACCGTCAGCGAGCGGATCGGGGTGGCCGTCGCCGACCGGCCCGATGGCACGTTCGTCGACCGTGCGACGCTGTTCGACCGCGCGATTGACGCCCACATGTTCTGCGACGACGACGGCAGGTACTACCTCTATTACGTGCAGTTCCCCGGCTTCCGGATCCACGTCCAGCCGATGAAGAACCCCTTGGAGAAGCTGGGCGAGCCTGTCGAGCTGCTCAGCCCCACCGAACCATGGGAGAAGATTCGCGGCGACGTGACGGAGGGCCCCTGGATGCTCAAGCACCGGGGGACGTACTACCTGCTGTATTCGGGGACCGGGGCCAACTCGCTGGACTACGCCATCGGCTACGCCACCGCCGACAAGCCGACCGGCCCCCTCACCAAGTACGCCGGCAACCCCATCGTCAAGCGGACCGACCAGGCGTTTGGGCCGGGGCACGGCTGCGTCGTCACGGACCATGCGGGCAACCTGTGGTCGATCTATCACCAGCAGAAGGACGATTCCGAGCCGTGGAATCGGTTCGTCTGTATCGACCCGCTGTGGTTCGACGACGATGGCGTCCTGCATGGCAAGGCCACGCGCGGCACGCCCCAACCGGCCCCAATCATCCACAAGTAG
- a CDS encoding bifunctional methionine sulfoxide reductase B/A protein yields the protein MYNPLTPEEERVILYKGTERPFSGKYNDFFETGVYTCRRCGAELFESSSKFRSHCGWPSFDDQIAGAVKWQPDADGMRTEIVCNHCGGHLGHVFLGEQLTEKNTRYCVNSISMDFLSPDERNARAQAAPRTERAIFASGCFWGTEYHMQRAPGVIATTVGYTGGHVDNPTYKQVCTDRTGHAEAVEVVYDPTKISYEKLAKLFFETHDFTQLNRQGPDIGRQYRSGIFYLSDEQKQTAETLVQVLRQKGYDVKTEITPAGTFWPAEDDHQDYYNKTQKTPYCHIYRRIF from the coding sequence ATGTACAACCCATTGACGCCCGAGGAGGAGCGCGTGATTCTCTACAAGGGGACCGAGCGTCCCTTCAGCGGCAAGTACAACGACTTCTTCGAGACCGGCGTCTACACGTGCCGGCGGTGTGGGGCCGAGTTGTTCGAGTCGTCGTCGAAGTTCCGCTCGCACTGCGGGTGGCCCAGCTTCGACGACCAGATCGCCGGCGCGGTCAAGTGGCAGCCCGACGCCGATGGGATGCGGACCGAGATCGTCTGCAACCACTGCGGCGGGCACCTGGGCCACGTGTTCCTCGGCGAGCAACTGACGGAGAAGAACACGCGCTACTGCGTCAACTCGATCTCGATGGACTTCCTCTCGCCCGACGAGCGAAACGCCCGGGCCCAAGCCGCGCCCAGGACGGAGCGGGCCATCTTCGCCTCCGGCTGCTTCTGGGGGACGGAATATCACATGCAGCGCGCGCCCGGGGTGATCGCCACGACCGTCGGTTATACCGGTGGCCACGTGGACAACCCGACGTACAAACAGGTCTGCACCGACCGCACCGGACACGCCGAGGCGGTCGAGGTCGTCTACGACCCGACGAAGATCAGCTACGAGAAGCTGGCAAAGCTCTTCTTCGAGACGCACGATTTCACGCAGTTGAACCGCCAGGGTCCGGACATCGGACGGCAGTACCGCTCGGGCATCTTTTATCTTAGCGACGAGCAGAAGCAGACCGCCGAGACGCTGGTGCAGGTGCTGCGGCAGAAGGGCTATGACGTCAAGACCGAGATCACACCCGCCGGGACGTTCTGGCCGGCGGAGGACGATCACCAGGACTACTACAACAAGACCCAGAAGACGCCGTACTGCCACATCTACCGCCGCATCTTCTGA
- a CDS encoding neutral/alkaline non-lysosomal ceramidase N-terminal domain-containing protein: protein MRMHCRILFVTLLVCLSLGSVAWCADEVAVLRAGTARVDITPEKPVQMAGYASRKDLSTSVHDPLSARVLVFEADGKRLVLVSMDIIGFYGGTAEYFRDALLAEYSLKPSELFLSAIHTHSAPTPIIDREKGHPNNVEYTEKLRGDLIEAVGQALGRMQSAQIGVGVGSCPVGSNRRELRINKAGESSIVLGRHPNGPTDKEVLVMKVNGPDGTPLAVAFDYATHATCLGPGNYAISGDVVGLAEQFVERILGTGVIAPAFAGASGDIDPWFRVLPEFNTEPGWVPEPVLLGTFLGTEVVHVYRAIGTTATPSRIATALAVVDLPAKASETASSESKASAPFVVTVARLGDVAFVGLGGEVLTEIGMAIKAGSPCKHTFIITHCNGAAGYLAPAELHVEGGYEVRSSRFAPQAADVVVREALRMLYDL from the coding sequence ATGAGAATGCACTGCCGAATCCTGTTCGTCACACTGCTCGTCTGTTTGTCACTCGGCTCTGTGGCCTGGTGCGCCGATGAGGTCGCTGTGCTGAGGGCGGGAACCGCCCGGGTGGATATCACCCCGGAAAAGCCCGTGCAGATGGCGGGCTACGCCAGCCGCAAGGACCTGTCCACCAGCGTGCACGACCCGCTCTCGGCCCGCGTGCTGGTCTTCGAGGCCGACGGCAAGCGCCTCGTGCTCGTCTCGATGGACATCATCGGGTTCTATGGAGGCACGGCGGAGTACTTTCGTGATGCCCTCCTGGCGGAGTACAGCCTCAAGCCGTCCGAGTTGTTCCTCTCTGCGATCCACACCCACAGCGCGCCGACGCCGATCATCGACCGAGAGAAGGGCCATCCGAACAACGTCGAGTACACCGAGAAACTTCGCGGCGATCTGATCGAAGCGGTCGGGCAGGCGCTCGGTCGAATGCAGTCGGCGCAGATCGGCGTCGGGGTCGGCTCGTGCCCGGTGGGGTCGAATCGGCGCGAACTGCGGATCAACAAGGCCGGAGAAAGCTCCATCGTTCTGGGCCGCCACCCCAACGGCCCGACCGACAAGGAAGTGCTCGTGATGAAGGTCAACGGACCTGATGGGACGCCGCTGGCGGTGGCGTTCGACTATGCGACCCATGCGACCTGCCTCGGACCCGGCAACTACGCGATCAGCGGCGACGTGGTGGGCCTGGCCGAGCAGTTCGTCGAGCGAATCCTCGGCACCGGCGTCATCGCGCCGGCCTTCGCCGGGGCCTCGGGCGACATCGATCCATGGTTTCGCGTCCTGCCGGAATTCAACACCGAGCCCGGCTGGGTGCCGGAGCCCGTGCTGCTCGGGACCTTCCTCGGAACGGAGGTCGTCCACGTCTATCGCGCCATCGGCACAACCGCCACGCCATCGCGGATCGCCACCGCCCTGGCGGTGGTCGATCTGCCTGCCAAGGCCTCGGAGACGGCCTCATCCGAGAGCAAAGCTTCCGCTCCGTTCGTCGTCACCGTCGCACGGCTGGGGGACGTCGCCTTCGTGGGGCTGGGCGGCGAAGTGCTCACCGAAATCGGCATGGCGATCAAGGCGGGCTCACCCTGCAAGCACACGTTTATCATCACGCACTGCAACGGCGCCGCCGGCTACCTCGCCCCGGCCGAACTCCACGTCGAAGGCGGCTACGAGGTGCGCAGCAGCCGCTTCGCCCCGCAAGCCGCCGACGTCGTCGTCCGCGAAGCCCTCCGCATGCTTTACGACCTGTAA